Proteins encoded within one genomic window of Chloroflexota bacterium:
- a CDS encoding SDR family oxidoreductase, giving the protein MELKGKTALVTGGAHRVGKAIVMGLARAGANVVIHYHTSADAAEETAEEARRLGVAAWPVRADVSDLRQVEAMMAAVEERFGVVDVLVNSASRFEKTPFPTKDVDAWHRVVNILVHGSFYCANAVAPAMLEHGEGVIINILDLAAWEPWPDFVAHGVGKAAMWALTRQLALELAPAVRVNAVAPGPVLPPSGLTEAQIERIARRTLLRRWGTPEDVAEAVLFLIRSDYITGEVLVVDGGERCARYYGERP; this is encoded by the coding sequence ATGGAACTCAAGGGGAAGACCGCGCTCGTCACGGGAGGCGCTCACCGGGTGGGCAAGGCCATCGTGATGGGATTGGCGCGAGCCGGGGCGAACGTCGTGATCCACTATCACACCTCGGCTGACGCCGCCGAGGAGACGGCCGAGGAGGCGCGAAGGCTTGGGGTGGCCGCGTGGCCGGTGCGGGCGGACGTGTCTGATCTCCGACAGGTGGAGGCCATGATGGCGGCCGTTGAGGAGCGCTTCGGGGTGGTGGACGTGTTGGTGAATAGCGCCTCCCGCTTTGAGAAGACCCCGTTTCCCACCAAGGATGTGGACGCATGGCACCGGGTGGTGAACATCCTGGTGCATGGCTCCTTTTATTGCGCCAACGCCGTGGCCCCCGCGATGCTGGAGCATGGCGAGGGCGTGATCATCAATATCCTCGACCTGGCGGCCTGGGAGCCGTGGCCCGACTTCGTCGCCCATGGCGTGGGAAAGGCGGCCATGTGGGCGCTCACCCGGCAGTTGGCGCTGGAGCTGGCCCCGGCGGTGCGGGTGAACGCGGTGGCCCCGGGGCCGGTGCTCCCGCCCTCGGGCCTCACGGAGGCCCAGATCGAGCGCATTGCGCGCAGAACGCTGCTCCGCCGGTGGGGCACGCCCGAGGATGTGGCCGAGGCGGTCCTGTTCCTGATCCGTTCCGATTACATCACAGGGGAGGTACTCGTCGTGGATGGTGGCGAGCGGTGCGCTCGCTACTATGGTGAGAGGCCGTAG
- a CDS encoding peptidylprolyl isomerase, with product MTQAKQGDTVRVHYTGKLEDGTVFDSSLDREPLQFTIGVGEVIPGFEQAVVGMSPGESKTAVIPADDAYGPHRQEMVLVVSRSQFPMGVQPEIGQQFQVGLQDGGTVIVMVTEVSETTVTLDANHPLAGKDLTFDIQLVEIL from the coding sequence ATGACACAAGCAAAACAGGGTGACACCGTCCGGGTGCACTACACGGGCAAGTTGGAAGATGGTACGGTCTTCGATAGCTCTCTGGATCGTGAGCCGCTTCAGTTCACGATCGGCGTAGGCGAGGTCATCCCGGGGTTTGAGCAGGCCGTCGTCGGGATGAGCCCAGGCGAGTCGAAGACCGCCGTGATCCCGGCGGACGACGCTTACGGTCCCCATCGCCAAGAGATGGTCCTGGTCGTAAGCCGTAGCCAGTTCCCCATGGGGGTACAGCCAGAGATCGGGCAGCAGTTCCAGGTCGGCCTCCAGGACGGAGGGACCGTGATCGTCATGGTCACCGAGGTCTCGGAAACCACGGTAACCCTCGACGCCAACCATCCTCTAGCGGGCAAGGATCTGACCTTCGATATTCAGCTCGTGGAGATCCTGTAA
- a CDS encoding NAD(P)-dependent oxidoreductase — MKVLLTGAFGNIGQGTLEELLRRGHTVRCFDLQSRDNERAARRFHGRIEVFWGDLRRPEDVAAAVVGQDVVVHLAFVIPKLSATGIESEKQPDWAYGINVEGTRNLLQAMRAITPSPPRILFTSSYHVYGRTQHLPPPRRVADPVDPLEHYARHKVICEQLVRESGLTWAIFRLAAALPVRLILDPGMFDVPLSNRIEFIHPRDVALAIANALESDEVWGRMWLIGGGPRCQYTYREIVSRVLGAVEIGMLPEDAFATAPYSTDWLDTTESQRVLRYQRRDLEDYVQDMKAELGFRRHLVRAFRPLIRYWLLRKSPYCRDGRRMLRWAFSNNAG; from the coding sequence ATGAAGGTATTGCTTACCGGCGCGTTTGGGAATATCGGTCAGGGGACGTTGGAGGAACTGCTGAGGCGTGGGCACACGGTTCGCTGCTTCGATCTGCAGAGTCGGGACAACGAGCGAGCGGCGCGGCGCTTTCACGGGCGGATCGAGGTGTTCTGGGGGGATCTGCGGCGGCCGGAGGATGTGGCAGCCGCCGTGGTGGGACAGGATGTGGTCGTGCATCTGGCCTTTGTGATCCCCAAGCTTTCGGCGACGGGGATCGAGAGCGAGAAGCAGCCGGACTGGGCGTATGGGATCAACGTGGAGGGGACGCGCAACCTGTTGCAGGCCATGCGGGCCATCACGCCGTCTCCGCCCAGGATCCTGTTCACGTCCTCGTATCACGTCTACGGCAGGACGCAGCATTTGCCGCCCCCGCGCCGGGTGGCCGACCCGGTAGACCCGTTGGAGCACTATGCCCGGCACAAGGTGATCTGTGAGCAGCTGGTGCGAGAGTCGGGTCTGACGTGGGCCATCTTTCGGCTGGCGGCCGCGCTGCCCGTGCGGCTGATCCTGGACCCGGGCATGTTCGATGTCCCGCTGAGTAACCGGATCGAGTTCATTCACCCGCGGGATGTGGCCCTGGCGATCGCCAACGCATTGGAGAGCGATGAGGTCTGGGGCAGGATGTGGCTCATCGGCGGGGGGCCGAGGTGCCAGTACACCTATCGAGAGATCGTCTCCCGGGTGCTGGGCGCGGTGGAAATAGGCATGTTGCCGGAGGATGCCTTCGCTACCGCTCCCTATAGCACCGATTGGCTGGATACCACGGAGAGCCAACGCGTGTTACGCTATCAGCGGCGCGACCTGGAGGACTACGTGCAGGATATGAAGGCTGAATTGGGCTTTCGTCGACATCTCGTTCGAGCCTTCCGCCCGCTGATCCGATACTGGCTGCTGCGCAAATCGCCGTACTGCCGCGATGGTAGGAGGATGCTACGCTGGGCGTTCAGCAACAACGCGGGATGA
- a CDS encoding TetR/AcrR family transcriptional regulator, whose amino-acid sequence MARQQRSIETRSRILRSAAQCFAEKGYEATSVSDICQRAGVSKGAFYHHFPTKQAVFLALLSSWLTQLEDDLSAEMARVDSVPEGLLAMAGTARRVFQEAEDQLPMFLEFWAQAARDPQVWEATIAPYRRFWTYFARMVESGIREGSLKEVDPEIAARVLVSLAVGILLQALLDSDGADWGQVAQEGMRMLLQGLEKGKEA is encoded by the coding sequence ATGGCACGACAACAGCGCAGCATCGAAACCCGTTCCCGCATCCTCCGCTCGGCGGCCCAGTGTTTCGCGGAGAAGGGTTACGAGGCGACCAGCGTCTCGGATATCTGCCAGCGGGCGGGCGTCAGCAAGGGGGCCTTCTATCACCATTTCCCCACCAAACAGGCGGTCTTCCTGGCCCTGCTATCCTCCTGGCTGACGCAACTGGAGGATGACCTCTCCGCGGAGATGGCCCGGGTTGACTCGGTTCCGGAGGGGCTTCTCGCCATGGCGGGGACGGCCCGCCGCGTGTTTCAGGAGGCGGAGGACCAGCTCCCCATGTTCCTGGAGTTCTGGGCTCAGGCGGCCCGGGATCCCCAGGTTTGGGAGGCGACCATTGCCCCGTATCGGCGGTTTTGGACCTATTTCGCCCGGATGGTGGAGTCGGGCATCCGGGAGGGCTCCCTCAAGGAGGTGGATCCGGAGATCGCCGCGCGGGTGCTCGTGTCCCTGGCCGTCGGGATATTGCTGCAGGCGTTGCTCGACTCCGATGGGGCCGACTGGGGACAGGTCGCCCAGGAGGGGATGCGGATGCTGCTACAAGGTTTGGAGAAAGGGAAGGAAGCATGA
- a CDS encoding PLP-dependent transferase, which yields MPRPLPPDIGFATRAVHAGERLFPAEATPVASPITPSVSYLYESISELDAVLGGERPGPVYARYGTPTGTALEAAIASLEGAGAALAVGSGMAALHLALLDAGASGNAAVIAAQDCYGATYTLLSELLASQGVRVRFVDMSDLDALEQALARERPVAVLLETISNPLLKVADLPAVVERAHAAGADVIVDATFTTPWLCRPLEYGADYVVHSATKYLGGHGDVLGGVIATSRPRRQSLHELLKLVGGVLGPHEAWLILRGLKTLPLRMQRQCQNALAIAQWLDGHPAVARVHYPGLPSHPHHELATRLFGGRGYGGVVSFELADGGAPEVFRFLEALRLILPATSLGDVYSLALYPAMSSHRSLPPEERARLGIHDNLLRLSLGIEDVEDIQADLDQALHAAMHDG from the coding sequence ATGCCGCGTCCACTTCCCCCCGACATCGGCTTCGCCACCCGCGCCGTGCACGCAGGCGAACGCCTCTTCCCTGCAGAGGCCACCCCCGTCGCCTCACCCATCACCCCCAGCGTCAGCTACCTGTATGAAAGCATCTCAGAGCTGGACGCCGTGCTGGGAGGCGAGCGGCCCGGCCCCGTCTACGCCCGCTACGGCACACCCACGGGAACCGCGCTGGAGGCCGCTATCGCCTCGCTGGAAGGCGCCGGCGCAGCCCTGGCCGTCGGCTCCGGGATGGCGGCCCTCCACCTGGCCCTGCTCGACGCGGGCGCCAGCGGCAACGCCGCCGTGATCGCCGCCCAGGACTGCTACGGAGCTACCTACACCCTCCTCAGCGAGCTTCTGGCCAGCCAGGGGGTACGCGTTCGCTTCGTCGATATGAGCGATCTGGACGCGTTGGAGCAGGCGCTGGCCAGAGAACGCCCGGTAGCGGTGCTACTGGAGACCATCTCCAATCCATTGCTGAAGGTGGCTGATCTGCCCGCCGTCGTCGAGCGCGCACATGCGGCGGGGGCCGATGTCATCGTAGACGCCACGTTCACCACCCCCTGGCTGTGCCGACCACTGGAATACGGCGCCGATTATGTCGTCCATAGCGCCACCAAATATCTGGGCGGCCATGGCGATGTGCTGGGCGGCGTGATCGCCACCAGCCGGCCCCGGCGTCAATCCCTACACGAGCTCCTCAAGCTGGTGGGCGGCGTCCTCGGGCCTCACGAGGCATGGCTGATCCTGCGCGGCCTCAAAACGCTGCCGCTGCGCATGCAGCGCCAATGTCAGAACGCGCTGGCCATCGCGCAGTGGCTGGACGGCCACCCGGCCGTCGCACGTGTCCATTACCCCGGCCTGCCCTCGCATCCTCACCATGAGCTAGCCACTCGGTTGTTCGGCGGCCGAGGCTACGGCGGCGTCGTCAGCTTCGAGCTGGCGGACGGCGGAGCGCCGGAGGTCTTCCGCTTCCTGGAAGCCCTGCGCCTGATATTGCCCGCCACCAGTCTGGGCGACGTGTACTCGCTGGCGCTGTACCCGGCCATGTCCTCCCACCGCTCGCTACCACCGGAGGAGCGCGCCCGCCTGGGCATCCACGACAACCTGCTACGCCTCTCACTGGGCATCGAGGACGTAGAGGATATCCAGGCGGATCTGGACCAGGCACTACACG